In Myxococcus stipitatus, the following are encoded in one genomic region:
- a CDS encoding GGDEF domain-containing protein has translation MPYPLDDATATALIALYPWVLTRSPQAPVQAAVEALLQAEQARRGHPDAKTGALQVPALTQGPLLKEEYDLSTHAHHDGWRVGAVIADVKGMINLNARFGFATGDAILRATVESLCAQYPGAKVIRLHPDAFAALLVPTSQLTVREDLAAPTHEQLSRDVRRVLPDGTPDADVPSWTVSLLEVTVDAPSHWQVLGPLLWAELERAHVMQRSGRADGLQRRRLRLDASIPGQPTL, from the coding sequence ATGCCCTATCCACTCGACGACGCCACCGCCACCGCCCTCATCGCCCTCTATCCGTGGGTGCTGACCCGCAGCCCGCAGGCGCCCGTGCAGGCCGCCGTCGAAGCGCTCCTCCAGGCCGAGCAGGCCCGGAGGGGCCACCCGGACGCGAAGACGGGCGCGCTCCAGGTCCCCGCGCTCACCCAGGGTCCCCTCCTCAAGGAGGAGTACGACTTGTCCACGCACGCGCACCATGATGGTTGGCGCGTGGGCGCGGTCATCGCGGACGTGAAGGGGATGATCAACCTCAACGCCCGCTTCGGCTTCGCCACCGGCGACGCGATTCTGCGCGCCACCGTGGAGTCACTCTGCGCGCAGTACCCGGGGGCCAAGGTGATTCGCCTGCACCCGGATGCATTCGCGGCCCTGCTGGTCCCCACCTCCCAGCTCACCGTACGCGAAGACCTGGCGGCCCCCACCCACGAGCAGCTGTCACGCGACGTGCGCCGAGTGCTCCCCGACGGCACACCCGACGCCGATGTCCCCTCGTGGACCGTGAGCCTCCTGGAGGTGACGGTGGATGCGCCCTCGCACTGGCAGGTGCTGGGTCCCCTCCTCTGGGCGGAGCTGGAGCGCGCGCATGTCATGCAGCGCAGCGGCCGCGCGGACGGACTCCAGCGCAGACGTCTGCGCCTGGATGCGTCCATCCCGGGTCAGCCGACGCTCTGA
- a CDS encoding M23 family metallopeptidase, with product MAKKSFTLMVIPDHDAPVKRYTIQRSFLMQVGMGLMLVVGLGAGASIHYFQVAADASENRILREENLTLRSQLKSVRERIEHIGSTLDRVERFDQKLRAMTLLSDPQRNLAMGPTEPEAGTQGPTTDTQFTQLTTTETPKLLMGRLDKLSAEATRQEQSLQELQAYFQDQKSMLASTPSIWPARGWVTSDFGQRVDPYTADRVMHAGLDIAAPHGKEVFSPSDGTVVFAGLEGGYGNVIVVDHGYGIKTRYGHLAKMLVKAGDRVKRGALIAAVGNTGRSTGPHLHYEVRVNGIPQNPRKFILEE from the coding sequence GTGGCGAAAAAGTCCTTCACGTTGATGGTGATCCCGGACCACGACGCGCCGGTGAAGCGGTACACCATCCAACGCTCGTTCCTGATGCAGGTGGGGATGGGGCTGATGTTGGTGGTGGGACTGGGCGCCGGCGCGAGCATCCACTACTTCCAGGTGGCCGCGGATGCCTCGGAGAACCGCATCCTGCGTGAGGAGAACCTGACGCTGCGCTCGCAGCTGAAGTCCGTGCGGGAGCGCATCGAGCACATCGGTTCCACGTTGGACCGGGTGGAGCGGTTCGACCAGAAGCTTCGGGCGATGACGCTGTTGTCGGACCCGCAGCGCAATCTGGCCATGGGGCCCACGGAACCGGAAGCCGGGACTCAGGGGCCGACGACCGACACCCAGTTCACACAGCTCACCACGACGGAGACGCCCAAGTTGTTGATGGGCCGCCTGGACAAGCTGAGCGCGGAGGCCACCCGGCAGGAGCAGAGCCTCCAGGAGCTCCAGGCGTACTTCCAGGACCAGAAGTCCATGCTGGCCTCCACTCCATCCATCTGGCCAGCGCGTGGTTGGGTGACCAGCGACTTTGGTCAGCGCGTGGACCCGTACACGGCCGACCGGGTCATGCACGCGGGCCTGGACATCGCGGCGCCGCACGGCAAGGAAGTCTTCTCGCCGTCGGACGGCACGGTGGTGTTCGCGGGCCTGGAGGGTGGTTACGGCAACGTCATCGTCGTGGACCACGGCTACGGCATCAAGACGCGTTACGGCCACCTGGCGAAGATGCTCGTGAAGGCTGGAGACCGGGTGAAGCGCGGCGCGCTCATCGCGGCGGTGGGCAACACGGGCCGCTCGACCGGCCCGCACCTGCACTACGAAGTCCGCGTCAACGGCATCCCGCAGAACCCCCGCAAGTTCATCCTGGAGGAGTAG
- a CDS encoding Stp1/IreP family PP2C-type Ser/Thr phosphatase, whose amino-acid sequence MKVVSAGLTDVGRKRNHNEDSFLIDDELQLYVVADGMGGHAGGGTASRIAVETIDKELRRARESKDNPFLSVPNLQDSPIPEALRTAVEKACLAIYTAAQEDPRLSGMGTTVISLVVRDEHTFFAHVGDSRAYLIRGDLIQQISEDHSLVNEQIKAGMITPEEAKHSRYKNIITRSVGFEEEVQVDVMGLVSEPGDVFLLCSDGLANMLEDREIHEVVAKAKSFEDVPKRLIDFANERGGDDNITVIVVRVAA is encoded by the coding sequence ATGAAAGTCGTCTCCGCTGGCCTGACGGACGTCGGGCGGAAGCGCAATCACAACGAGGACAGCTTCCTCATCGACGATGAGCTCCAGCTCTACGTCGTGGCGGATGGCATGGGCGGCCATGCGGGTGGCGGTACTGCCTCGCGCATCGCCGTGGAGACCATCGACAAGGAGCTCCGGCGCGCTCGCGAGAGCAAGGACAATCCGTTCCTGTCCGTGCCCAACCTCCAGGATTCACCCATCCCGGAGGCGCTGCGCACGGCCGTGGAGAAGGCGTGTCTGGCCATCTACACGGCGGCGCAGGAAGACCCGCGCCTGTCGGGCATGGGCACGACGGTCATCTCCCTGGTGGTGCGCGACGAGCACACGTTCTTCGCGCACGTGGGAGACAGCCGCGCGTACCTCATCCGCGGCGACCTCATCCAACAGATTTCCGAGGACCACTCGCTGGTCAACGAGCAAATCAAGGCGGGGATGATTACGCCGGAGGAGGCCAAGCATTCCCGCTACAAGAACATCATCACCCGTTCGGTGGGCTTCGAAGAGGAAGTCCAGGTGGACGTGATGGGGCTCGTCTCGGAGCCCGGTGATGTGTTCCTGCTGTGCTCTGACGGCCTGGCCAACATGCTCGAGGACCGCGAAATCCACGAGGTGGTGGCCAAGGCGAAGAGCTTCGAGGATGTGCCCAAGCGTCTCATTGACTTCGCCAACGAGCGTGGGGGTGACGACAACATCACCGTCATCGTCGTGCGCGTCGCGGCCTGA
- a CDS encoding adenine phosphoribosyltransferase, with protein MTLPVASRPDTTLVADLQARLRDVPDFPKPGIVFKDITPVLADPRLFGRVINAMSAPFRGQHITKVVGVEARGFLLGAPIALALDAGFVPARKPGKLPHRSVVERYSLEYGADGVEMHEDAILQGERVLVVDDVLATGGTAEATAKLVRRLGGELVGFSFLISLDFLEGPQRLGRDKVTTLLSF; from the coding sequence ATGACCCTGCCTGTCGCCAGCCGCCCCGACACCACACTCGTCGCGGACCTCCAGGCCCGCTTGCGCGACGTGCCGGACTTCCCCAAGCCCGGCATCGTCTTCAAGGACATCACCCCCGTGCTCGCGGACCCGCGCCTGTTCGGCCGGGTCATCAACGCCATGTCCGCGCCCTTCCGGGGACAGCACATCACCAAGGTCGTCGGCGTGGAGGCGCGCGGCTTCCTGTTGGGCGCGCCCATCGCGCTCGCGCTCGACGCGGGCTTCGTCCCCGCGCGCAAGCCCGGCAAGCTGCCCCACCGCTCCGTCGTGGAGCGCTACTCGCTGGAGTACGGCGCGGACGGGGTGGAGATGCACGAGGACGCCATCCTCCAGGGTGAGCGAGTCCTCGTGGTGGACGACGTGCTCGCCACCGGAGGCACGGCGGAGGCCACCGCGAAGCTGGTGAGGCGGCTGGGCGGTGAGCTCGTCGGCTTCAGCTTCCTCATCAGCCTCGACTTCCTCGAGGGCCCTCAGCGCCTGGGCCGCGACAAGGTGACCACCCTGCTGTCGTTCTGA
- a CDS encoding D-glycerate dehydrogenase produces MPRTLRPRVFVTRQLPGEALGRLSKHVDLSVWEAETPPPPEALLSEAARSDGLVTLLTDRVDARLLASAPGLRAVSNVAVGYDNIDVRACTERRVAVGNTPGTLTETSADFAFALILGLARRVAEADAFVRAGHWRTWSPTLLLGTDVYGATLGIVGPGAIGSAVARRARGFGMRILYVGREARPALEAETGATRVDKATLLAEADIVTLHVPLTPATRHWVGREELAAMKPGALLVNTARGGVVDPDALVEALRDGRLGGAALDVTDPEPLPPDSPLMTLPNVLLAPHIASASHATRGRMASMAVDNLLAALEGRRPPHCVNPEVFT; encoded by the coding sequence ATGCCCCGGACCCTCCGCCCCCGCGTCTTCGTCACCCGCCAGCTTCCTGGAGAGGCCCTCGGGCGGCTGAGCAAGCACGTGGACCTGTCCGTCTGGGAGGCTGAGACACCGCCCCCTCCCGAGGCCCTCCTCTCCGAGGCCGCCCGCTCCGACGGGCTCGTCACCTTGTTGACGGACCGTGTGGATGCCCGCCTGCTCGCCTCGGCTCCGGGCCTGCGGGCGGTCAGCAACGTGGCTGTTGGCTACGACAACATTGATGTCCGGGCCTGTACGGAGCGGCGCGTCGCGGTAGGAAATACCCCAGGCACCCTCACGGAGACGTCCGCGGATTTCGCATTCGCGCTGATTCTGGGACTGGCCCGGCGGGTCGCGGAGGCGGACGCGTTCGTCCGGGCCGGCCACTGGCGGACCTGGAGCCCCACCCTCCTGCTCGGAACGGACGTGTACGGGGCCACGCTGGGAATCGTCGGCCCGGGGGCCATCGGCTCGGCGGTGGCCCGGCGGGCCCGCGGCTTCGGGATGCGAATCCTCTATGTAGGACGCGAGGCCCGGCCCGCGCTGGAGGCCGAGACGGGCGCCACCCGGGTGGACAAGGCCACGCTGCTCGCCGAAGCGGACATCGTCACCCTGCACGTGCCCCTGACACCCGCCACCCGGCACTGGGTGGGCCGCGAGGAGCTGGCGGCGATGAAACCCGGGGCGCTGCTCGTCAACACCGCGCGCGGAGGCGTCGTGGACCCGGACGCGCTCGTCGAAGCCCTGAGAGACGGCCGGCTGGGCGGCGCCGCCCTGGACGTGACGGACCCCGAGCCCCTTCCGCCCGACAGCCCGTTGATGACGCTGCCCAACGTCCTGCTGGCGCCCCACATCGCCAGCGCCTCCCACGCCACCCGGGGCCGCATGGCCTCCATGGCGGTGGACAACCTCCTGGCCGCGCTCGAGGGAAGGCGGCCTCCTCACTGCGTCAACCCCGAGGTCTTCACATGA
- the rlmM gene encoding 23S rRNA (cytidine(2498)-2'-O)-methyltransferase RlmM: MPTQTQAPRPGSWLWTCRAGFEPHLFEELAWANTHPRLLGEALVESEQRPATVPAFARAAYQVLASLPPGSPDAQAEAVARALATLSSNRPWVLQSFTPDSPRGNTLAAPAEALEATVRARLPSERLLEDASRARESGALIVSLCVAPDGVTVLGLVSASEAVSLAPGGRRRMRREGESPSRAAMKLEEALDGLAFEPGRGDVCVDLGAAPGGWTQRLVARGAKVVAVDPAKLMPELASHGRVKHVQESAFAYAPEEPVDWLFCDMAWRPLEVAQLLAKWGRRGWASHLVANIKLPMKDKNPVLLRVRHTLVEDGGWAGLTIRQLYHDRDEVTVTAHRLR, from the coding sequence ATGCCCACACAGACCCAGGCCCCTCGGCCCGGGAGCTGGCTCTGGACCTGCCGGGCGGGCTTCGAGCCCCACCTCTTCGAGGAGCTCGCCTGGGCGAACACCCACCCCCGCCTGCTCGGCGAGGCCCTGGTGGAGAGTGAACAACGGCCCGCCACGGTCCCTGCCTTCGCGCGCGCCGCCTATCAGGTGCTCGCCTCCCTGCCCCCTGGCTCACCCGATGCCCAGGCGGAGGCGGTGGCCCGGGCCCTGGCCACCCTCTCCAGCAACCGCCCCTGGGTCCTCCAGTCCTTCACCCCCGACAGCCCCCGCGGCAACACCCTGGCCGCCCCCGCGGAGGCGCTGGAGGCGACTGTCCGCGCGCGGCTCCCCTCGGAGCGGCTGCTCGAGGATGCGTCGCGGGCCCGGGAGTCCGGCGCGCTGATTGTTTCCCTCTGTGTCGCACCGGACGGTGTCACGGTGCTGGGGCTCGTCTCGGCGAGCGAGGCCGTGTCGCTCGCCCCCGGAGGCCGGCGTCGCATGCGCCGCGAGGGCGAGTCTCCGTCCCGGGCGGCGATGAAGCTGGAGGAGGCGCTGGACGGACTGGCCTTCGAGCCGGGACGCGGCGACGTCTGCGTGGACCTGGGCGCGGCGCCGGGCGGATGGACTCAGCGGCTGGTGGCCCGAGGCGCGAAGGTGGTGGCCGTGGACCCGGCGAAGCTGATGCCGGAGCTGGCCTCTCACGGCCGGGTGAAGCACGTGCAGGAGAGCGCCTTCGCCTATGCCCCCGAGGAGCCCGTCGACTGGCTCTTCTGCGACATGGCCTGGCGCCCGCTGGAGGTGGCGCAGCTGCTCGCCAAGTGGGGACGCCGGGGCTGGGCCAGCCATCTGGTCGCCAACATCAAGCTGCCCATGAAGGACAAGAACCCCGTGCTGCTGCGGGTGCGCCACACGCTCGTCGAGGATGGCGGCTGGGCGGGACTCACCATCCGGCAGCTCTACCACGACCGGGACGAGGTGACGGTGACGGCCCACCGGCTGCGCTGA
- the recN gene encoding DNA repair protein RecN: MLLGLRIANVAVIEEVEVAFGAGLTVLTGETGAGKSILVDSLNLLLGGRADADVIRAGCEEASVEGVFARTPVLGARLEELGLPDLGDEVLVRRVLGRTGRGKTYVNGALVTVGVLGKLTRGAVDLAGQHEHVSLFDPALHRVLLDRYGEMETPLAAYFGEYSSLREVDARMEALGGDESKVRERAEFLRFQLDEIARLDPEPGEDARLDAERKRLSSAEKLKRHGAEAELLVAGDESSALETVGRALGLVHEAVKWDATLAPVAQSLSTALSELEEAQRRLNRYVEGLESDPTRLADVDERLDGLKRLCRKHGATLEGVLKKRGEIETELGTLENRQEVLEELALERRRVEERARKAALALSKARSASAVEFSAQVREGLAHLAMGKAAFEVRVTPGETLRPDGLDDVEFFFSANPGEPARPLAKVASGGEASRLLLALKRALAGSDACGSYVLDEADAGVSGAIADVVGRMIKEVSGHRQVLCITHLPQVAAYADAHLLIRKAVKGERTVSQVTVLAAGLERTRELARMMSGVQVSREALGAAEALVRSANRPVGTPRARRESGPEGPPRGRLRRTA, from the coding sequence GTGCTGCTGGGTCTGCGGATTGCGAACGTGGCGGTGATAGAGGAGGTGGAGGTGGCGTTCGGAGCCGGCCTCACCGTCCTCACGGGAGAGACGGGGGCGGGTAAGTCCATCCTCGTCGACTCATTGAACTTGCTCCTCGGTGGGCGAGCGGACGCGGACGTCATCCGCGCCGGGTGCGAGGAGGCGTCCGTGGAGGGCGTCTTCGCGCGCACCCCGGTGCTGGGCGCGCGCCTGGAGGAACTGGGGCTGCCGGACCTGGGGGACGAGGTGCTCGTCCGCCGGGTGCTGGGGCGCACCGGACGGGGCAAGACCTACGTCAACGGCGCCCTGGTGACGGTGGGCGTGCTGGGGAAGTTGACCCGGGGGGCGGTGGACCTCGCGGGACAGCACGAGCACGTGAGCCTCTTCGACCCGGCCCTGCACCGCGTCCTGTTGGACCGGTACGGGGAGATGGAGACGCCGCTGGCGGCCTACTTCGGGGAGTACTCCTCGCTGCGGGAGGTGGACGCGCGCATGGAGGCCCTGGGCGGGGACGAGTCGAAGGTGCGCGAGCGCGCGGAGTTCCTGCGCTTCCAGCTTGACGAAATCGCGCGCCTGGACCCGGAGCCGGGGGAGGACGCTCGGCTGGACGCGGAGCGCAAGCGCCTGTCCAGCGCGGAGAAGCTCAAGCGCCATGGCGCGGAGGCGGAGCTGCTGGTGGCGGGGGATGAGTCCTCCGCGCTGGAGACGGTGGGGCGCGCGCTGGGGCTGGTGCACGAGGCCGTCAAATGGGACGCGACGCTTGCGCCCGTGGCCCAGTCGCTGAGCACGGCCCTGTCCGAACTGGAGGAGGCGCAGCGGCGGCTCAACCGGTACGTGGAGGGGCTGGAGTCGGACCCGACGCGGCTGGCGGACGTGGATGAGCGGCTGGATGGACTCAAGCGGCTGTGCCGCAAGCACGGCGCCACGCTGGAGGGCGTGCTGAAGAAGCGCGGTGAAATCGAGACCGAGCTGGGCACGCTGGAGAACCGGCAGGAGGTGCTGGAGGAGCTGGCGTTGGAGCGGCGGCGGGTGGAGGAGCGGGCGCGCAAGGCGGCCCTGGCGTTGTCCAAGGCCCGCTCCGCGAGCGCGGTGGAGTTCTCCGCCCAGGTTCGCGAGGGCCTGGCCCACCTGGCCATGGGCAAGGCGGCCTTCGAGGTGCGGGTGACGCCCGGGGAGACGCTGCGTCCGGACGGCCTGGACGACGTGGAGTTCTTCTTCAGCGCGAACCCGGGAGAACCTGCCCGGCCCCTGGCGAAGGTGGCCTCGGGCGGTGAGGCGAGCCGGCTGCTTCTGGCCTTGAAGCGGGCCCTGGCCGGCAGCGACGCGTGTGGCAGCTACGTACTGGACGAGGCCGACGCGGGCGTCAGCGGCGCCATCGCGGACGTGGTGGGACGGATGATTAAAGAGGTGAGCGGCCACCGGCAGGTGCTCTGCATCACCCACCTTCCCCAGGTCGCCGCCTACGCGGACGCGCATCTGCTCATCCGCAAGGCGGTGAAGGGGGAGCGAACCGTTTCCCAGGTGACGGTCCTGGCGGCGGGGCTGGAGAGGACGCGGGAGCTGGCCCGGATGATGTCGGGCGTGCAGGTCAGCCGGGAGGCACTGGGGGCGGCGGAGGCCCTGGTTCGCTCGGCGAACCGTCCCGTGGGGACTCCCAGGGCCCGGAGGGAATCCGGACCCGAGGGCCCCCCCCGGGGACGCCTCCGGCGGACGGCTTGA
- a CDS encoding SNF2-related protein gives MPAVQSTADIRDALPPQDTQWLRALKAEVQPTTFKKGREVAESRRVFGLQREGDRIRAQVAGSTGERYEVALMVADGRATSTCTCQSWNVYGPHCKHVVAAALIYAARFRPPPRPQPVAPPPPAEPAEPATAASNEVVDAEVPVEPDAPAVDAVSLPALAKVESWLGLSAQPDYEFFYRLTAASTNAGTRQWVMDVRRQDAQTKGPIHVKRTLQTGGRISPADERVFIALSRHEHRYDSRIVLSDEELSEVLDLLRFRRVIYRGTALINTEVPVRPQIRLESRPDGATARIELLFPDGASYSLKDVILLSGRRTWVIQAQNLHPVEPDFPPRLLRKWLLEPNMSFPTGQLDRVLTFFAAHLPRFRMSLKADDIEVDEAVEPHFVLTLEGNPERVKVQLAARYGQTTAPVSPTATHLGYASGVGGDSRKLYRRREDLEKSAGKMLLDLGLRFEPQSHAFDASGDVALEFWARGLASLPAEWERFGVQAPKVRLRPKLKPRIRVGMSGVQWFDLDAEFVTDDQAVDLGAVRMWLDSGRRFVPLKDGTFAEADPVELKRVADLLEEAGAMPGRSRTRLPLHQAVALDLLADLGEFTEVEAKARQAMMELRESAGVPKVGVPDGLQATLRHYQEAGLSWLWFLRRHGLSGILADDMGLGKTVQSLSLLQKMANDEGRKPSLVVAPTSVLANWEREAERFTPGLRAMVWHGQDRKERAEDLKGMDLVLTSYALVRRDLDQLSQVGFRFVILDEAQNIKNADSATAQACKSLPSETRLALTGTPLENRLSELWSIFDFLMPGFLGSADSFGDRYEQPIQVANDASARDRLRRRIQPFILRRLKTEVAKDLPPKTESVAWCEMEPGQAALYREVMEESRRKVNESIEKVGFKRSRVSILAALMRLRQVCCDPRLLKLPPGTLLPPSAKVERFMELVQDLVAEGHRALVFSQFTEMLELLKQEADKKGLRYLYLDGRTKDRMGKVDEYNRPDGPPLFFISLKAGGTGLNLTAADYVIHFDPWWNPAVEDQATDRTHRIGQTRAVISYKLITRGTVEEKILSLQRRKRDLAAGVLGGDGDEGARTLTEQDIQELFTDTSS, from the coding sequence GTGCCAGCCGTGCAATCCACCGCCGACATTCGAGACGCCCTCCCTCCTCAGGACACCCAGTGGCTCAGGGCCCTGAAGGCTGAAGTCCAACCCACCACTTTCAAAAAGGGCCGGGAGGTGGCGGAGTCCCGCCGCGTCTTCGGGCTCCAGCGTGAAGGCGACCGCATCCGTGCGCAGGTCGCTGGTTCCACCGGTGAGCGCTATGAGGTCGCGCTCATGGTGGCGGATGGCCGCGCCACCTCCACCTGCACGTGTCAGTCGTGGAACGTGTATGGCCCCCACTGCAAACACGTGGTGGCCGCCGCGCTCATCTACGCGGCGCGCTTCCGTCCGCCGCCCCGTCCGCAGCCCGTCGCCCCTCCTCCTCCCGCCGAACCGGCCGAGCCCGCCACCGCTGCCAGCAACGAGGTGGTGGACGCGGAGGTTCCCGTGGAGCCCGACGCTCCCGCCGTGGACGCCGTCAGCCTGCCCGCGCTCGCCAAGGTGGAGAGCTGGCTGGGGCTCTCCGCGCAGCCGGACTACGAGTTCTTCTACCGGCTGACCGCCGCGAGCACGAACGCGGGCACGCGTCAGTGGGTGATGGACGTGCGCCGGCAGGACGCGCAGACCAAGGGCCCCATCCACGTGAAGCGCACGCTCCAGACGGGGGGACGCATCTCCCCGGCCGACGAGCGCGTCTTCATCGCCCTGTCCCGTCACGAGCACCGCTACGACTCGCGCATCGTCCTGTCGGACGAGGAGCTGAGCGAGGTGCTGGACCTCTTGCGCTTCCGGCGGGTCATCTACCGGGGCACCGCGCTCATCAACACGGAGGTGCCCGTGCGTCCGCAGATTCGGCTGGAGTCCCGGCCGGACGGCGCGACGGCGCGCATCGAGCTGCTCTTCCCGGATGGCGCCAGCTACTCGCTCAAGGACGTCATCCTGTTGTCGGGCCGGCGCACCTGGGTCATCCAGGCGCAGAACCTCCACCCGGTGGAGCCCGACTTCCCGCCCCGGCTCCTGCGCAAGTGGCTGCTCGAGCCGAACATGTCCTTCCCGACCGGACAGCTGGACCGGGTGCTGACGTTCTTCGCGGCGCACCTGCCTCGCTTCCGCATGTCGCTGAAGGCGGACGACATCGAGGTGGACGAGGCCGTGGAGCCCCACTTCGTGCTGACGCTCGAGGGCAACCCGGAGCGCGTGAAGGTGCAGCTCGCCGCGCGCTACGGCCAGACGACGGCGCCGGTGTCCCCCACGGCCACGCACCTGGGCTATGCCAGCGGCGTGGGCGGGGACAGCCGCAAGCTGTACCGCCGCCGCGAGGACCTGGAGAAGTCCGCCGGAAAGATGCTCCTGGACCTGGGGCTGCGCTTCGAGCCCCAGTCGCACGCATTCGACGCGTCGGGTGACGTGGCGCTGGAGTTCTGGGCGCGCGGCCTGGCGTCGCTGCCGGCGGAGTGGGAGCGCTTCGGTGTGCAGGCGCCCAAGGTGCGGCTGCGCCCCAAGCTCAAGCCGCGCATCCGCGTGGGCATGAGCGGCGTGCAGTGGTTCGACCTGGATGCGGAGTTCGTCACCGACGACCAGGCCGTGGACCTGGGCGCGGTGCGCATGTGGCTGGACTCCGGCCGCCGCTTCGTCCCGCTGAAGGACGGCACCTTCGCGGAGGCGGACCCCGTCGAGCTCAAGCGCGTGGCGGACTTGCTGGAAGAGGCGGGCGCGATGCCCGGCCGCTCGCGCACGCGGCTGCCCTTGCATCAGGCGGTGGCGCTGGACCTGCTCGCGGACCTGGGTGAGTTCACCGAGGTGGAGGCGAAGGCGCGCCAGGCGATGATGGAGCTGCGCGAGTCAGCGGGGGTGCCCAAGGTGGGCGTGCCCGACGGCCTCCAGGCGACGCTGCGCCACTACCAGGAGGCGGGCCTGTCCTGGCTCTGGTTCCTGCGCCGCCACGGCCTGTCCGGCATCCTCGCGGACGACATGGGTCTGGGCAAGACGGTGCAGTCGCTCAGCCTCCTGCAGAAGATGGCCAACGACGAGGGCCGCAAGCCGTCGCTCGTCGTCGCGCCCACCAGCGTGCTCGCCAACTGGGAGCGCGAGGCGGAGCGCTTCACGCCGGGCCTTCGCGCCATGGTGTGGCACGGCCAGGACCGCAAGGAGCGCGCCGAGGACCTCAAGGGCATGGACCTGGTGCTCACGTCCTACGCGCTGGTGCGCCGGGACTTGGACCAGCTCTCCCAGGTGGGCTTCCGCTTCGTGATTCTGGACGAGGCGCAGAACATCAAGAACGCCGACAGCGCCACGGCGCAGGCGTGCAAGTCGCTGCCCAGCGAGACGCGGCTGGCGCTGACGGGTACGCCGCTGGAGAACCGGCTGTCGGAGTTGTGGAGCATCTTCGACTTCCTGATGCCGGGCTTCCTCGGCAGCGCGGACAGCTTCGGGGACCGCTACGAGCAGCCCATCCAGGTGGCCAACGACGCCTCCGCGCGGGACCGGCTGCGCCGCCGCATCCAGCCGTTCATCTTGCGCCGCTTGAAGACGGAGGTGGCCAAGGACCTGCCGCCGAAGACGGAGAGCGTGGCCTGGTGCGAGATGGAGCCCGGCCAGGCCGCCCTCTACCGGGAGGTCATGGAGGAGAGCCGCCGCAAGGTCAACGAGAGCATCGAGAAGGTGGGCTTCAAGCGCAGCCGCGTGTCGATTCTCGCCGCGCTCATGCGCCTGCGGCAGGTGTGTTGTGATCCACGCCTGCTCAAGCTGCCCCCCGGGACGCTCCTGCCGCCCAGCGCCAAGGTGGAGCGCTTCATGGAGCTGGTGCAGGACCTGGTGGCGGAGGGCCACCGCGCGCTCGTCTTCAGCCAGTTCACGGAGATGCTGGAGCTGCTCAAGCAGGAGGCGGACAAGAAGGGCCTGCGCTACCTCTACCTGGACGGTCGCACCAAGGACCGCATGGGCAAGGTGGACGAGTACAACCGCCCGGACGGGCCTCCCCTGTTCTTCATCTCACTGAAGGCGGGCGGCACCGGTCTGAACCTCACGGCGGCCGACTACGTCATCCACTTCGACCCGTGGTGGAACCCCGCCGTGGAGGACCAGGCCACGGACCGTACCCACCGCATCGGCCAGACGCGCGCGGTCATCAGCTACAAGCTCATCACCCGCGGCACGGTGGAGGAGAAGATCCTCTCCCTCCAGCGCCGCAAGCGGGACCTCGCCGCCGGAGTCCTCGGCGGGGATGGGGATGAAGGCGCCCGCACCCTGACCGAGCAGGACATCCAGGAGCTGTTCACCGACACATCCTCTTGA
- a CDS encoding alpha/beta hydrolase, with product MPEVHASGGARIRYDDVGQGETSLLLIPGWCSRRDIFRALVPRCARHHRVLCVDLRGHGDSEQGEGDFDSGTVLDDLLAVLNTSGAQRAVPVSVSTSGFWALDLFRELGVHRVPHLVFLDWLVTEPPPAYSAILRGLMSERWGRARDELLENWANGVANEDILRTLRVDMREVSEEMWARAAREITASYTRHGTPLRALARLRRAPTALHLYAQPDTQDYLEEQVAFSAGHPWFHVMKLPAVSHLPSLEVPDLVAAGIDALVSGQRTHMRTGPPPGAAPQG from the coding sequence ATGCCCGAGGTGCACGCGAGCGGCGGTGCCCGCATCCGCTACGACGATGTGGGTCAGGGCGAGACCTCGCTGCTCCTCATCCCTGGCTGGTGCTCCCGGCGCGACATCTTCCGCGCCCTGGTCCCCCGCTGCGCCAGGCACCACCGCGTCCTCTGCGTCGACCTGCGAGGGCATGGTGATTCGGAGCAGGGCGAAGGGGACTTCGACAGCGGCACGGTGCTCGACGATTTGCTCGCGGTGCTGAACACCAGCGGAGCCCAGCGGGCGGTGCCGGTCAGCGTCTCCACCTCGGGCTTCTGGGCCTTGGACCTCTTCCGGGAGCTGGGCGTCCACCGCGTGCCCCACCTCGTGTTCCTGGACTGGCTCGTCACCGAGCCACCTCCCGCCTACTCCGCCATCCTGCGCGGACTCATGTCCGAGCGCTGGGGACGCGCACGCGATGAGCTGCTCGAGAACTGGGCCAACGGCGTGGCGAACGAGGACATCCTTCGCACCCTTCGTGTGGACATGCGCGAGGTCTCCGAGGAGATGTGGGCTCGCGCTGCGCGGGAAATCACCGCCAGCTACACCCGCCACGGCACACCGCTGCGCGCGCTCGCTCGACTGCGCCGAGCGCCCACCGCGCTGCACCTGTATGCCCAGCCCGATACCCAGGACTATCTGGAGGAGCAGGTGGCCTTCAGCGCGGGACACCCGTGGTTTCACGTCATGAAGCTTCCCGCCGTCAGCCACCTGCCCTCGCTCGAGGTGCCTGACCTCGTCGCCGCGGGCATCGACGCGCTGGTCTCCGGACAACGCACCCACATGCGGACAGGCCCGCCCCCCGGCGCCGCGCCCCAGGGTTGA